A single genomic interval of Lathyrus oleraceus cultivar Zhongwan6 chromosome 7, CAAS_Psat_ZW6_1.0, whole genome shotgun sequence harbors:
- the LOC127108113 gene encoding uncharacterized protein LOC127108113 encodes MSLLKYQNLLRHSLLLIPTTRTISSSFVSSSSRVTLKSPLITEAFSSSSEMVKAIRVHELGGPQVLKWEDVEIGEPKEGEVRVKNKAIGVNFIDVYFRQGVYKAPSSPFTPGMEAVGIVTAVGAGRTGIQVGDLVGYAGQPMGSYAEEQILPANKVIPIPSSIEPAVAASVLLKGMTAQFLLRRCFKVEPGHTILVHAAAGGVGSLLCQWANALGATVIGTVSNKEKAAQAKEDGCHHVIIYKEEDFVARVNEITSGAGVEVVYDSVGKDTFEGSLASLKLRGYMVSFGQSSGSPDPVPLSSLAAKALFLTRPSLFQYVITRDELLEAAGELFANVASGVLKIRVNHTYPLSEAAKAHEDLENRKTSGSVVLIP; translated from the exons ATGTCATTGTTGAAATACCAAAACCTTCTCCGTCACTCTCTTCTACTTATACCAACAACACGAACCATTTCTTCCTCTTTCGTCTCCTCTTCATCCAGAGTCACCTTAAAATCACCACTCATCACAGAAGCCTTTTCATCTTCCTCAGAAATGGTGAAAGCTATTCGCGTTCATGAACTTGGTGGTCCTCAG GTTTTGAAATGGGAGGATGTTGAAATTGGAGAACCTAAAGAAGGGGAAGTTCGTGTTAAGAACAAAGCTATTGGTGTTAATTTCATTGATGTTTATTTTCGTCAAGGGGTTTATAAGGCCCCTTCTTCACCTTTTACTCCAG GTATGGAGGCTGTTGGCATTGTGACAGCTGTCGGTGCCGGCCGCACTGGTATACAGGTTGGAGATCTTGTAGGTTACGCTGGTCAACCAATGGGCTCATATGCCGAAGAGCAGATTCTTCCTGCAAACAAAGTAATTCCTATCCCTTCCTCCATTGAACCAGCTGTTGCAGCATCCGTCTTGCTGAAAGGCATGACAGCTCAATTTTTGCTCCGCCGTTGCTTCAAG GTTGAACCTGGTCACACAATTCTTGTCCATGCTGCAGCTGGAGGAGTTGGATCCCTGTTGTGCCAGTGGGCAAATGCACTTGGTGCAACTGTTATAGGAACTGTATCCAATAAGGAGAAAGCAGCTCAAGCCAAGGAGGATGGCTGTCATCATGTTATAATCTATAAAGAAGAGGATTTTGTGGCACGTGTCAATGAAATTACGTCAGGCGCTGGTGTTGAAGTCGTCTATGATTCTGTGGGAAAGGATACCTTTGAG GGATCTCTGGCATCCTTGAAGCTTAGAGGCTACATGGTCAGTTTCGGACAGTCTTCTGGTTCACCTGATCCAGTTCCATTGTCGTCTTTGGCTGCCAAAGCTCTGTTCTTAACAAGGCCTTCCTTGTTTCAATATGTTATCACTCGCGATGAGCTATTGGAGGCTGCTGGTGAGCTGTTTGCTAATGTTGCTTCAGGTGTATTGAAGATTAGAGTTAATCATACTTATCCACTGTCTGAAGCAGCAAAAGCACACGAAGACTTGGAGAATAGGAAAACCTCTGGATCTGTTGTGTTGATACCATGA
- the LOC127108114 gene encoding mitochondrial import inner membrane translocase subunit TIM44-2 — protein sequence MATRKLIRDFLLSQRSLILPRQGVKTRLFLNSADRRGYSVFNEFSKKVKDETVRNPEFQQSVKELKEKAEELKGVKEGLKEKTKQTFEQLYKQADGVWTEAEAAARKVSYNVKEKISAATEKVKETPGIGKQDSSGSTDSSTKHDTDAKQGSQTSHEEEKTQQFTSDNASESLFGKFKSTFSSPNVSTSFQKLKDAKIVDITKKGYDILKEELSSNPTKRRHVQSTFSGETSTKTDLVVTPSTQSGWSKKFDEIKDKVKSLPAFKRFIKYTDPVKTKSQEIVEDLREKYDTSDNPIIHKIQDINDTMFQETDAALSYKEIRQRDPSFSLTEFVGEVQEAIKPVLNAYIKGDVETLKKYCSPQLIERCKAEHSAYKSHGIFFDNKILHISDVDVRETKMLESSPVIIIVFHTQQIYCVRDKNGAITEGGKDTIHTVYYLWALQQMDRQDHGEEAIYLMWRLREMQQQGIQALI from the exons ATGGCTACAAGGAAGCTGATTCGTGATTTCTTACTCTCACAACGATCTCTTATTCTTCCACGCCAA GGCGTGAAGACGAGGCTGTTTTTGAATTCGGCTGATAGGCGTGGATACAGTGTCTTCAATGAGTTCTCGAAGAAGGTTAAAGATGAAACTGTTAG AAACCCAGAATTCCAACAGTCTGTGAAGGAGCTGAAGGAAAAAGCAGAAGAATTGAAAGGGGTAAAAGAAGGTCTGAAAGAAAA AACAAAGCAGACATTTGAGCAGCTGTACAAACAAGCAGACGGCGTGTGGACAGAAGCTGAAGCTGCGGCAAGAAAG GTTTCTTACAATGTTAAAGAGAAAATTTCAGCTGCAACTGAAAAG GTGAAAGAAACTCCTGGGATAGGAAAGCAGGACTCTTCAGGATCAACTGATTCTTCAACAAAACATGACACTGATGCAAAGCAAGGAAGTCAGACATCACACGAGGAAGAGAAAACACAGCAATTTACGTCTGATAATGCTTCAGAGTCATTGTTTGGCAAATTTAAGTCAACCTTTTCGTCTCCAAATGTTTCCACTTCCTTTCAAAAATTAAAGGATGCAAAAATTGTGGACATAACCAAGAAAGGTTATGACATACTAAAGGAGGAATTGAGTAGTAACCCAACTAAGAGACGGCATGTTCAATCTACTTTTAGTGGCGAAACAAGCACAAAAACTGATCTTGTTGTTACGCCCTCTACCCAATCTGGGTGGAGTAAGAAGTTTGATGAAATCAAGGATAAG GTGAAAAGCCTTCCTGCATTCAAGCGATTCATTAAGTATACTGACCCAGTGAAGACAAAGAGCCAGGAG ATAGTAGAGGATTTGCGGGAAAAATATGACACAAGTGACAACCCCATTATTCACAAAATACAGGA CATCAACGATACCATGTTTCAAGAGACTGATGCTGCACTTTCATATAAAGAAATACGTCAACGGGATCC TTCTTTTTCCTTAACGGAGTTTGTGGGAGAAGTACAGGAGGCCATAAAACCAGTGCTTAATGCTTACATCAAG GGAGACGTTGAAACTCTGAAGAAGTACTGCAGCCCTCAGCTAATCGAACGTTGTAAAGCAGAGCATAGTGCTTATAAAAGTCATGGCATCTTCTTTGATAACAAG ATCCTGCATATTTCCGATGTGGATGTAAGAGAAACCAAGATGTTGGAATCATCTCCGGTCATTATTATTGTG TTTCATACACAGCAAATCTATTGTGTACGAGATAAGAATGGGGCAATAACAGAAGGAGGCAAG GATACAATCCACACTGTGTACTATCTATGGGCTTTGCAACAAATGGATCGACAAGATCACGGAGAGGAAGCGATTTATCTAATGTGGAGACTAAGAGAGATGCAGCAGCAAGGCATACAAGCTCTCATCTAG